CGTCCTGCTCGGCTCCTTTAAGAATTTCAACGGTTTCCTCTTCTTTTTTCATTGAAGCATAACCGAAATAACCTCCGCTGGCGGAAATTAATTTTTGAAACAGTCCTTTTGCAAGCGGAGAAGCGGCGAGGATATTCACCGATTGTCCGCCTGCTGATTCGCCAAAAATGGTAACGGAACCCGGATCGCCTCCGAAAGCCTGAATATTGTCGTGTACCCACTGAAGTGCGGCTACCTGGTCGAGAATACCGTAATTTCCAGAGACGTGCTTATCAGATTCGGCTGACAATTCAGGATGCGAAAGAAAACCAAGTGCACCCAGACGGTAAGCAATGCTGACAACAATAATACCTTTAGCTGCCAGCTTTTCACCATCGAGGGCAGGTTGTGAAGCAGTACCGATTGTGAATCCTCCGCCATGGATCCAAACCAGGACAGGAATTTTACCTGAGTTGGATTCGGCAGGCTTCCAGATGTTCAGGTACAGGCAATCTTCGGAAGTTCCATACCTGAGATCGGAAATACCGGGATAAACCGGCTGCGGACAGGCCGGGGCAAAATGGTCGGCTTTAAACACGTCGGCATGCTTGTTGGGGGGTCGTGGCGGTCGCCACCTAAGATCGCCTGTAGGGGGTGTGGCAAAAGGAATGCCTTTATATACGATTAAACCGTTTTCAACGACACCTTCAACAGGGCCCTGTTGGGTGTTGACAAGGGTTGAGGGGGCCTGGCAAAAAGAATGAGAGCAAATCAGCAGCGCCAGGAAAAAAGAAAATGAGGTTTTCATATATTGTTATTCATTGTTACCCGTTCAGATTACAATATTTATATTAAACCTTGCGTAGAGACGCGATTCATCGCGTCTTTGTCAGAACGTCGTTTGAACACGGCTGTTATAACAAATAAAACAGCACCCATAACCGTAACCCATCCCAACCAATCACCGAACCGTGAATACAGTGTATCAACCCTTTCAGGATGAATGGATGCATTCAGGATAACCGGGATGCCGCTTTCACAGCTCGCTTCCGAAGTCACCCGTCCATATGGATCGCTGACGGTTAATCTTCCTGTGCGGGCTGTACGTATTTCGGAGAATCCGTTCTCAACGCCTCTCATAATCGCCATTCGGGAATGAAGCCACCCGTCTACACTGAAATCCCATGCCGGAACACACAGGAATGACACCTTGTCCCTCCCATATTGGCTTATATAACCGGGATAATCCAGGTCCTTACAAATTGCAACGCCGGACTGAATACCACCAACACTGAACACTGCGGTTTTATTTCCGGGTTGAAACTGACTTTCAAGTCCCTTAACCAAATGAATCTTATCATAATCAGCAATAACATCTCCGTTATCATCGATCACCAAAGCTGAATTTCCTGGTTTATCGTTTTTATAATTACTATACCCTGTAATAATCGTAATCCGTCGTGTAATTGCAATGTTGCTCAGAATGGCAAAAATCGCAGAATCTATTTCCCTGTTTATATTCAGCGCTCTTTCGGGTAAAACAACCAGTTTTACATCAGGTGTGGCATATTTTGCTATTGCAGCAGCATAATTTTCAGCATGCTTTATTTCATACTGGTTTTCCTTTAATTCGAATTTATGGCTCTCTTCATTAAGGACAATTAACGAGACAGGTATCGATTTGCCAGGGGTATGGCTGGATAAACGAATCAATCCAAAAATAAAGACCATACCAATCAGGCTGATTCCTGTCAAAAGGAGAGGAATGAGTTCCTTTTTGTTTTTTCGCAGAATAAACAAGAGGGCCAGAAATGAGGCGATGAAACTTACAATAAATGTTATTCCCGATAAGCCGGAGACGGACGCAATCTGGATTATGGGAAGGAAATCAGCCTGGGTATAGGCAATGCTTGCTGCCGTTCCATCATAGGAAAACCTTGAAAATAACAATTCATAGGCTGTGATGAAGATGGGGAAGGCAAACACGGCATACCATGCTTGAACTTTGATCACCACAAACCGTGTAAGCAAAACAATCAATGCAAAAACCACGGTCAGCATAGTGACCACAATGAGTGCAGGCACCGGGGGCATAACACTTCCAAGGTAACCGAGCCATCCAAGCCGTCCCAGGAATGCTGCAATAAATGAAACAAGGAATGCCTTGCCGGCCCCTGAATTAAATGACAGAACAAGAATGGGGACAGGAGCTATCCATTGAAGGAAATATAATCTCCCCGACAAACCGTCAGAAAAATAGAAAGCCAGGGCGGACACAAGGATGCATAAAATTATAACCAGGATCTTCTTCATTGAATTAACTATTTAGAAAACAATTCATCGTCATTCTATTTTTGTGGGATGGTTATAATGTATTCTGAAATATGAATATAGGAATAATAATTGTGAATAATTTGATCATGATAATTAGGCTGCCAGAAGAAATCAGGGGCCATTTTACGGGCATTAATGGTACAGATACGTTAATATTGGTTGATTATAACACCTAATGTGGACGGTTTCCATTTTTGTGATGCGGCAACACCATACAGTATTTTTAGAATGTAATGAATTCGTATGATTTATATTTCACTTTTTTTCCCTTAAATACTGCAGGAACCAGTTTAGGATAGTAGCTTAATATTGACACCAGGTCATTTTCAATGTTTGCTTTGTTTTCACCTAGTTCGACTTCCGGCCATGTGCCTATATATTCTGCTTTTAAAAGGTTCCCTTTTTCTGATACTATAATTTCAAAAACAATACTTAAAGCTTCGAGATTATATCCAGTTTTAATATTCTGGTACTTGGCTCTAAGTACTGCCTCTCCCCTTTGTCTCATGTTAACGTATTCAGTTTCGCGCTGACAATTGGCAGGAAAAGTTGCCCATGTAAATACTTTCATCGTGTCAACCATTACATAAGCTCCAATAATATCTGTGGTTCTGGCGGAAAGATTAACTAAACTATTATCGCACCCATAATCTGTAGTAAACCTCTCTCCTCTGTATCCTTTGGCATGATATATACCGGTAATATTATTTGTGTATTTATCGGTTCTGATCACTTCTAAATAGCGATAATCGTAAGAGTCAGTTTTATTAAACTTCCTGTCATAAAAAATGGTATCAACATTTTTGCAGCAATGCTTATGGAACAACTGCGTAGCTTCGACATCGTAATATCGGTTTGCAGCAACGTTCAGGTCTTCACAAGCACCTAGAGTATCCTTCTCATATAATCGTGCTGCTGCCCTGTTGAAATATACGTTTTCATCTTTAAATGTGCATAATGCCATTGTAAGGAGGGAATCTGCGATTTTAAAATTTCCGGCACGTATTTGGTTTGTTCCGGTTTCAAATAGTTCTGAACCTTCTTTATTCTGAAAGTTTATTTGCGAAAATAAAGGGCAGCACATAAACATTAGCAAGCTGCAACTATACAACGATATTTTCATACAAGTCAGGTTTAATAGTTATGTGAATTGACAAGAACTGTTGGTCATATCGATTTCCGATAAAATAAATGAGTTTCCGACTACTTTGATTTGACGGCAATTGTTTGGGTTAATACGAATATATAAAAAATTCTGCCTCATGATTATTTTTAAACCACGAGGTCAGTAATACATGGCAGTCTTGTTTTTCTCTCTCTGATTTCGTTGATTTATGGCTGGGTAATACAAGGGTTGAGGTTGGAATTATGGTTTATCAACCACAACCCGCCATGTCCCATTATTTTGTTTTTTCCACACAAGAACATTGACACCTTTTTGTTCAATTCTTTTACCTGAATCGGGAGTATAATAACCACCCCATGGAACCACTGTATAGCCAATATCACCTGATTTTGCTACCTGCACATCCTGTATTGAACCGCTGATATAAAATCCCGGAAGTGCAAAACCACCTCCATAATTGGCTTTTATTTCTTCTATTCCATTATGAACGCCGGATGTAGGACTGATGAAAAGTGCTGCAGAATCATAATATGTTACAAAAAGATCCACATTTTTTTGATTAAGCGCTTTCAGAAGGCTGTCGGTTGTCTGCCGCAGCAATAAAACTTCCTTTTCCGGATCTGGTTTTGGTGTGCAGGATGCAATTGAGATTATTGCAGACAATAACAGGAGCAGAATTTGTTTATTCATTTGATGGGTTGATAGTTATTCAGGAAATTCGAAAGTAAGAGTAAAACTATTCCCTGCCAGTTGTTGGAACTGATTCGTCAACTGTTTCAAAGCTGATTTCATCAAACCAGACTTGTCCGGTACCGGCCAATAAAACACCGTATGCCAGGTTTATTGCGGTTTGAGGAACATCCAGAACAATCTCATACTTTTTCCAATCATTAGTTCCGGTGATCGATCGGTCTGTTTTACCGTCATGCATGTTATCAAAACTCAGTACTTCATAAGGTTCTTTTTTATCCACCCTGAGCCATAGTCCGGCCCAATTGGCAACATCTGCCGTTTTCACATACCCGGTCATTCTTACCCTTTTACCTGCATACTCATTAACAGGCGTATTTTTCATAATAGTGCCGAAGCCTGTAATTTCCGGAACAATTGATTTGATAGTCATCACATTTGTATCAAGCCGCTTCATATCGATATCAATATCCATGAAGTAGTTTTGAGGTTGGGTACCGGCTACAAACCAGTTGTCGGGAAGGTCAAACGAAATCAGGGTCATTGTCAGAATGACAAGCAACCATTTTGCTTGAAATGATTTCTGGGTTTTCATAGTATATGATTTAAAAGAACGTTTGCGGAAGAAACAGGAAGTAAAACATTGAAATTTACGATAAAAAGCAATTCGGTTTAATATATTTAGCTTAAAATTTCACCATACCCAACACCTAACACCCGGCATCCAGTATCCTGTATCCAGCATCCGGCATCTATTCCGACTTTTTTCCTTTTGAAAAAAACATTTTCAATACAGGAAATGAGGCTACAATTATAAAAATCAACAATATATAAACTGAATACTGCATAACATCCGGG
The Bacteroidales bacterium genome window above contains:
- a CDS encoding nitrilase-related carbon-nitrogen hydrolase, which encodes MKKILVIILCILVSALAFYFSDGLSGRLYFLQWIAPVPILVLSFNSGAGKAFLVSFIAAFLGRLGWLGYLGSVMPPVPALIVVTMLTVVFALIVLLTRFVVIKVQAWYAVFAFPIFITAYELLFSRFSYDGTAASIAYTQADFLPIIQIASVSGLSGITFIVSFIASFLALLFILRKNKKELIPLLLTGISLIGMVFIFGLIRLSSHTPGKSIPVSLIVLNEESHKFELKENQYEIKHAENYAAAIAKYATPDVKLVVLPERALNINREIDSAIFAILSNIAITRRITIITGYSNYKNDKPGNSALVIDDNGDVIADYDKIHLVKGLESQFQPGNKTAVFSVGGIQSGVAICKDLDYPGYISQYGRDKVSFLCVPAWDFSVDGWLHSRMAIMRGVENGFSEIRTARTGRLTVSDPYGRVTSEASCESGIPVILNASIHPERVDTLYSRFGDWLGWVTVMGAVLFVITAVFKRRSDKDAMNRVSTQGLI
- a CDS encoding DUF4440 domain-containing protein, with the translated sequence MNKQILLLLLSAIISIASCTPKPDPEKEVLLLRQTTDSLLKALNQKNVDLFVTYYDSAALFISPTSGVHNGIEEIKANYGGGFALPGFYISGSIQDVQVAKSGDIGYTVVPWGGYYTPDSGKRIEQKGVNVLVWKKQNNGTWRVVVDKP